The following are encoded together in the Bactrocera neohumeralis isolate Rockhampton chromosome 6, APGP_CSIRO_Bneo_wtdbg2-racon-allhic-juicebox.fasta_v2, whole genome shotgun sequence genome:
- the LOC126761691 gene encoding PE-PGRS family protein PE_PGRS47-like — translation MTISSAVASPPPSLLPSSLPPQGSVSIATTLRPLFSKIAQRWKQLKQHILNQPQHRPVQREAQQPLQPQPQSLKHPPQQQTQPLQQVLPKLQAQQALELATAPQQQQQQQQRQQQPTQASQSSCVASAAATANDPATFGPINPATTKITTATTAARVFSRYDSLEELQQRTSRSGSAIGILPVVAAQGPQGSRGSIAVGAGVGAAGLYASAGARLPVAVGVSGNSGSGSGVGVRGSGGSRSGSIAPGLDGHRAVLSTSGTGVVSPAGQQLSRSSVNGYSTAAAAVGIGGGVGIGGGGGASGGSGSQLIGSTTTTTRGRLSISSPSGAGTSASAAAIQGGVATANEFLLIGGAGGAGVGQGSSGVGAAAAFRMFSRN, via the exons ccaAAATAGCGCAACGTTGGAAGCAACTCAAGCAGCATATACTGAACCAGCCGCAACATAGGCCGGTACAACGCGAAGCGCAGCAGCCGCTGCAGCCGCAACCACAATCACTCAAGCACCCGCCTCAGCAGCAAACACAGCCGCTCCAGCAGGTGCTGCCAAAGCTCCAGGCGCAGCAGGCGCTAGAGCTAGCTACCGCtccgcagcagcaacaacagcagcagcagaggCAACAGCAGCCAACGCAGGCGTCTCAATCTTCTTGCGTGGCGTCTGCAGCGGCAACTGCGAACGACCCAGCAACATTTGGTCCCATTAATCCAGCAACCACAAAAATAACAACGGCAACAACGGCGGCCAGAGTCTTCTCGCGTTACGATAGTCTTGAGGAGCTGCAGCAGCGTACGAGCAGAAGTGGAAGCGCAATCGGGATATTGCCAGTGGTCGCGGCACAGGGTCCACAAGGATCGCGTGGCAGTATAGCAGTTGGAGCTGGGGTTGGCGCGGCAGGATTATATGCGTCTGCCGGTGCACGTTTACCAGTAGCCGTCGGTGTTAGCGGCAATAGTGGAAGCGGCAGCGGTGTTGGTGTGCGCGGTTCGGGCGGTTCGCGCAGTGGTAGCATAGCACCTGGATTAGATGGTCATCGTGCAGTGCTGAGTACCAGTGGAACAGGCGTGGTATCGCCAGCTGGTCAACAGTTAAGCAGGAGCAGTGTGAATGGCTATTCAACGGCAGCTGCAGCGGTTGGTATTGGTGGTGGTGTTGGCATCGGAGGTGGCGGTGGAGCGAGCGGAGGCAGCGGTTCACAATTAATAGGTAGCACTACAACGACGACACGAGGGCGTCTCTCAATCAGTTCACCATCTGGCGCTGGCACAAGCGCATCTGCAGCGGCGATACAAGGCGGTGTAGCGACAGCGAATGAATTCTTATTAATAGGCGGTGCTGGTGGTGCAGGCGTTGGTCAAGGAAGTAGCGGTGTTGGTGCTGCCGCAG CTTTTCGAATGTTTTCTCGAAATTAA